A genomic window from Parvularcula sp. LCG005 includes:
- a CDS encoding sensor histidine kinase, giving the protein MTTGDVHPNGFQQAEADHRIANHLSMLASYVRLTGGELARRDPGPDVKDLSRLLEAIVAQITVISQLHRLLSSEGMQSSVDLGHHLGLVCSALGSGLAGEIVIVRRLAEDCRLAPHRLLPTAQIVAEIITNAIKFSGRPSQSCRIEVSCSRDAGGTVRVEINDNGPGLPTATSGKATSGTGSRVVRGLVDQIGGTIDYRSTNQGLSVGLSIPPQGTGACHF; this is encoded by the coding sequence ATGACCACGGGCGACGTCCATCCGAACGGCTTCCAGCAGGCCGAGGCCGACCACAGGATTGCCAATCATCTTTCAATGCTTGCGAGCTATGTCCGGCTCACTGGTGGCGAGCTTGCCCGGCGTGACCCTGGTCCTGACGTCAAGGATCTTTCCCGACTTCTCGAAGCAATCGTCGCGCAAATTACGGTGATCTCTCAGCTCCATCGATTGCTTTCGTCAGAAGGGATGCAGAGCTCCGTCGATCTCGGTCACCATTTGGGTCTGGTTTGCTCGGCGCTCGGGTCTGGCCTTGCCGGAGAAATTGTCATCGTTCGGCGGCTTGCGGAAGATTGCAGGCTCGCGCCGCATCGTTTGCTTCCTACGGCACAGATCGTCGCCGAAATCATTACCAATGCGATCAAATTCAGTGGGCGGCCGAGCCAGTCATGCAGGATTGAAGTCAGCTGCAGCAGGGATGCTGGCGGGACCGTCCGGGTCGAGATCAATGATAATGGTCCCGGCTTGCCGACCGCCACTTCAGGCAAGGCGACGTCAGGCACAGGCTCGCGCGTTGTGCGGGGACTGGTCGATCAGATTGGTGGGACGATCGATTACCGTTCTACGAACCAGGGGCTGTCCGTAGGCCTATCGATCCCTCCGCAAGGCACAGGTGCCTGCCATTTTTGA